One window from the genome of Bacillus weihaiensis encodes:
- a CDS encoding D-glycero-alpha-D-manno-heptose-1,7-bisphosphate 7-phosphatase has product MKKAVFLDRDGVINEVLTNRVKFVNKPEQMYLLPKVGEAIKKLNDAGFMVFVVTNQGGVGLGYMKETMLHKVHEKMKRDIAEAGGRVDDIIYCPHKPHAGCACRKPEPQMLTRLAEKHQIQLAESYMVGDRDVDIQAGKLAGTKTILVGKEELGDFQFPSLYEVAVWLTENAD; this is encoded by the coding sequence ATGAAAAAAGCTGTTTTTTTAGATCGTGATGGAGTTATAAATGAGGTATTAACGAATCGAGTAAAATTTGTGAACAAACCAGAGCAAATGTATTTATTACCTAAAGTGGGAGAGGCGATAAAGAAATTAAATGATGCAGGATTTATGGTTTTTGTTGTCACGAATCAAGGTGGAGTAGGGTTAGGGTATATGAAAGAAACCATGCTACATAAAGTACATGAGAAGATGAAGAGGGATATAGCGGAAGCTGGTGGAAGAGTTGATGATATCATCTATTGTCCACATAAACCACATGCAGGATGTGCATGCCGGAAACCAGAACCCCAAATGCTTACTCGGTTAGCTGAAAAACATCAAATTCAGTTAGCTGAAAGTTATATGGTGGGAGATCGTGATGTTGATATTCAAGCGGGAAAACTTGCAGGTACAAAAACCATTCTAGTTGGGAAAGAAGAGTTAGGAGACTTTCAGTTTCCATCATTATATGAAGTAGCCGTATGGTTGACAGAAAATGCAGACTAA